Genomic window (Candidatus Scalindua japonica):
AAATGGTTTCCCAGCCTTTGTTAACAGAGAAGGCCTTTGAACAGGCGCAGAAAAATGTTGTCTCGTTATCTTCCACAGCAGCTTCAAGCACGCCTGAAATTGCTATCAGGATGTTGTATGATAATCTATTTGTTATAAATCCTGGAATTGGATGGACGCTTGGTAACGCGGAGGTTATAAAACGGTTTAATCTTGAAGAGGTAAAAGAGTTTCATGGTAAACTTTATAATCCCTCAAATCTGGTTTTGACAATTTCAGGTAATCTTCCGATTAGTGATGTTATGGATCTTGTTAAGAGCTGTTTTGGCGGGCAATGGGGAGAAGCCGGATGGCAGCCACCGGCATTTAATCCGCAGCTCGGTATGTTTGACAGAACAGTACACCAGAAAATTGGCAAGTCACAATCATATGTCATCGTGGCAAACGGCTGTGAAGTCGAGGAGAAAGACCAACCGGCCCTGCACATCCTCAGTAATATTTTTTCTGACAGGCTTGCATTCAATCTTCGAGAAAAACAGGGACTTGCTTATTCCATTGGTACGCACTTTCCAAAATATAAAGGCGCACACTGGTATAATATTACAATGGGAACAAGACCGAAAAACATTGCAAAAGCTATTTCCGGTATTAAGGAGGAAATTCGATTAATTCGAGAGGCGTCTTTTGATGAAAAGGAAGTGCAACAGACAATCAACGCCGCTTTAGGACGCCGAGGCATGCGCCGTATGGACCGTGTCAGCCAGGCATATTATATAAGCATGGAGATACTTGACGGCAAATCTCCTGAAACAGACGAACAATACGGTGAAAAGTTGAAAGCTGTTACTCCACAGGATCTGGAACTTCTTGCACCAAAGATATTTGAGAATGACGATCATTTGATCGTAATAGCAGAGTAGTTCGTAAAACAATAATAATAATTTCTAAACATCAAACATTTGAATGTTTGACTACAGTTAACAATTTTAAGGAGGTTAGGATGAAGATCCATGTAGGTAATTTATCCAGTGAGATTACTGAAGATGACATACGGCAGGCTTTTGAAAAAACAGGTAAGGTTGATTCCGTTACTATTACAAAAAACAAGTATAATGGTAAATTAAAAGTGTTCGCATATGTTGTAATGGACTCTAACGAGGAGGGGAAGTCGGCAATTGACAGCCTGAATAACCAGGAGATAAAAGGAAAGATCCTCAAAGTTAGTGAAGCTCTTACTACAGATACAGAAGGTCCCGGTGGTAAAGTTGAAGGCAGCACAAAAGCCGGGTTTGGCGGCGGCAAGAGAGGATCCGGTGCAAAAGGTGAATTTGGCGGCGGCAAAGGATATAACAGCAGCAAAGGTGGCTTTGGAGGCAAAAAAGACTTTAGCGGCGGCAGAGGTGGACGAGGTCGCTGAAATCGAACACAACTTGACTAAACGCTAATAGCCAAAGGGGCTTCTTACTGTCGTTATGGTAATATGTAGCCCCCTAATTACCGGTTTTTTACCAATTTTAAGGACTACTCACTCAAGTTAAGTTCCCCGTCTGATTTAAACATTTCCGGAGAGTCCTTATCCTCTTCTTTAAAGGCCGCTTTCAAATTATCTATTCCATAAACACCATAAATAGCTTTTAACTCTGTTACAATTTCTTCCGTGATCTCATGGTCCTGATAATGGTCAGTAATTCCAAAGGCCAGTGCATGGGCAATACATTTGGGACATTCACACGTTCCAACTGTAGTATACGCAAATTGATTATATTCACCGGTACCGTGTGTTTCAGGAGAATAATGGCTATTAAAATATCCATCGTTAGGAACGTAAGTCAATTTCTTAACCAGGTCTTTGTATTTCATTTTCCTGCTTTCTAAATGATAATTAAATTGTTATTGATATCTTTTTTTAAGAATAAAAAAACCAGAAGCTGATATTTTTCAGTTATTATACACATATGTCAGCAAGTAACCATATCAAAATATTAGTAAAAGCTCATATTTTACCGCGGATACCCTGTGAACAAATATTACATCGGAACGTTAAAAATGTTTTATCAAAAAAGAATACATTGCCTGTATTTACTTTAATCATTCAAAATTTTCCTTCTTAATCTAATATTCTCATTGACACAACGGTCAATAATTCATATAGTTATAAGAGTTTTGGAGATAACCGTTTTAAGGCAAAAGACGTTCTCATATAGGTGTCACGTGGGCAGGAAGATTGAGAGATTGTATGATATTTCTAATCCAGTAATTGTCATCATGGTCAAACCCCTCCCTTTGCTTACCCATAATAGAAAACAGAAACTCTTGGATTCGGTTTTCCAGTTTGTTTCTGTTACTGTGGATTAAACTTTCTGAATTCAGGTTTTATTGGTTAAACCTCCAGATTATTGATCTAACAATATAATATATTGAAAATATAATGAGATCTGTTAATAATGGTTAATATTTTTTCAATTGGCTATTGTGTAAAAATATTTATATCATGGAGTATTTGAATGAATCAGTTATTTAATCTTGTTAGTTGTGGAGAAGTTTTTTGAAAGATATCAATATTTCCTACTTAAAACAACTCGAATCAGAGTCAATCCATATTATTCGTGAAGTGGCTGCTGAGTTTAAAAACCCCGTCATGCTCTATTCCATAGGGAAAGATTCGAGCGTAATGGTACGCCTTGCCCAAAAAGCCTTTTATCCCGGAAAAATCCCATTTCCTCTCATGCATATTGATACCGGATATAAATTTGAAGAGATGATTGAGTTTCGAGACTGGTATGTTAAGGAAATCGGGTGCCGGCTTATCGTTGAAAGAAATGAGCAGGCGATCTCAGAAGGCACACATCCACAAAAAATAGGAGTGGATAAATGTTGTGCTAAATTAAAAACTCAAGGGTTGCTTGGCGGTATAAAAAGACATCAGTTTGACGCAGCCTTTGGCGGAGCGCGCCGAGATGAAGAAAAATCAAGAGCAAAAGAACGTATATTTTCTTTCAGGGATGAATTCGGGCAGTGGGACCCCAAATACCAGAGGCCAGAACTCTGGAATCTCTATAATTGCCATATTAACGAGGAAGAATCAATAAGAGTATTTCCTTTGAGTAACTGGACCGAAATGGATGTCTGGTACTATCTGAAGAATGAAGAGATACCAATTGTTCCAATATATTATGCACAGGAAAGAGAAGTGGTTGACAGAGGTGGAATTTTAATTCCTTACGATGACATGGTCAAACTCAGACCCGGTGAAAAGGTGGAAAAAATTATGTGCAGGTTTAGAAGTCTGGGTTGCAGTCCATGTACAGGAGCCGTCAGGTCAAACGCCAGAACAATTGATGATATAATCAAAGAAGTAGAAGAGGCAAGCAAATCTGAGAGGGAAAATCGTATTATCGATCTGACTACGGATAGTTCTATGGAAGACAAGAAAAAGGAAGGATATTTCTAAACTATGGATTCACACACATCTCCAAATCATGCTAACTTGCTTAGATTCACCACTGTAGGCAGTGTGGATGACGGTAAATCTACGCTTATAGGCAGGCTTCTTTATGACACTCAAAATATTTTTGATGATCAGCTTGAAGCAGTCAGAAAAGTAGCGGAACGCAAAGGTGAAGAGGAAATTGATTTATCTCTTTTAACTGATGGGCTGGCTGCTGAGAGGGAACAGGGTATTACCATTGATGTCGCTTACAGATACTTTCAGACATCTAAACGAAAATTTATCATTGCCGACACTCCCGGGCATGTTCAGTATACGCGGAATATGGTTACCGGCGCCTCTACAGCCAACCTGGCCATTATCCTTATTGACGCGCGCAGAGGAGTCCTTGAACAATCAAGACGGCATGGTTTCATAGCTAGCCTTTTACAGGTTTCTCACATGATAGTTGCTGTCAACAAGATTGATCTGGTAGATTATTCCAAAGAGGTTTTTGACTCAATAGTTGAAGAGTATGATGAATATTCCAGGAAACTTGATATTAAAGATATTACTTACATTCCGGTTTCAGCACTTAAAGGAGACAATGTAGTCAGCAAAAGTGCAAAAACCCCCTGGTATGATGGTCCTACGGTGTTACATACGTTGGAAAATGTCCATATAGGTTCTGATCTTAATGTACGCGACTTCCGATTTCCTGTCCAATATGTTATACGGCCCGATCTTAATTTCAGAGGTTATGCTGGAAAGATTGTTGCCGGTTCGGTTAACCCGGGAGAAGAGATCGCTGTATTGCCATCGGGGCTAGTATCTAAAGTTAAAACTATCACAACAATGGATGGAGACCTTGAAGATGCACACGCTCCACAATCCGTTGTTATCACACTTGAAGACGAAATAGATATCAGTCGTGGAGATATGATTGTTCGACGACACAATCTCCCTCAAGTAGAAAATAATATAGATGTCATTTTATGCTGGATGGGTAATGACCCGCTTGAAATAGGCAAAAACTATTTTATTAAGCATACGACAAGAACAGTGAATGCCTGTATCAGTAAGTTAATATACATGTTTGACGTAAACACTCTACACCGCACTGATGCGACAGAACATAATCTTTTCTGTGAGCTGATAAAGACACCGCATCGTACAGATGTTAACACTTTACTACTGAATGAGATTGGACGTGCAGAGATAAAACTTACTCAGCCAATAATGTTAGATCAATATAATAAGAATCGGGAAACCGGTAGTTTTATTGTAATCGATCCTGATACAAACTTTACTGTTGGAGCAGGGATGATTCGGGGCGCTGTTCGAAGCATCGAAGAGACTATCCATGCCGAAGGAAAAGCGGAAGAGGAACTGCCGGTTAAAGTTGAGATTGAAAGAGCCCCGGTATCTCTAAAAGAAAGAGAAGAACGATATAAACATAAGACCGCAGTTATATGGTTTACCGGCTTATCCGGGGCAGGAAAGTCAACAATAGCCAAAAGCCTTGAACGCCTTCTCTTCAGTACGGGAATTCATACCGCATTATTGGATTGGGACAAACTGCATCATGGCCTGTGTAAGGACCTCAGTTTTTCAGATCAGGACAGAATAGAAAACATCAGAAGGGCCGGAGAAGTCGCCAGGGTTTTTTACGAACACGGTTCAGTTGTACTTTGTACATTTGTATCTCCGTTAAGATGCCAGAGAGATCAAGTCAAAGCCTTAATACCGGAAGGAAGATTTCTTGAGGTTTTTGTCCGTTGCAGTCTCCAGACCTGTGTGCAGAGAGACCCCAGAGGGCTTTATAAGAAAGCCATGGACGGAGAAATCCCACAATTCACCGGAATAAACTCACCATATGAAGAACCTCTGAACCCTGATATTATCCTGGATGCAGAATATAAATCCATCGAGGAGAACCTTAAAGCCTTGCTGGAAATGCTGAAAAGTAAAGGGATCATAAGAAAGTAAGAAATTAAAGTCCAGCACAAGTAATTCTGTAGAATTTAACCTTACCTGTAAGCACATACTTTAAATTTGCCATAATAATTTGTATAAACACGTTGTTATGAAAAAGCAAACCATCCAAGAAAAGTCCGTTTGGTAAACAGACTCTACAAAATAATTTATCTATTTTTAATTTCCCTTGTGCTTCTTCAACCATACTATTTGATATGGCTCCAATGTCAACTCTGTAGAGTTAACTTTTGTGTGTGTAATTATATCAATATAATGATCAGTCTGCTCACCCGGAAGAGTAATTTCTACACTATCTCCGGTAAAGTTAAATAGTGCCAGTATAGACTCGTTATCATCATCGGCATATCGTTTAATCGCGAATACTTTACTTCCCAGATCCGGAAACTCATATTTACCAAAAGGATTGAAGGCTTCTTCGTTTATCCTTATTGATAAGAGTTGTTTATACCTTTTGAAGAGAATCTTTTGTAAACTACCCTCTTCTTCAAGCAACTCTTTCAAATTATCATAATTTAATTTATCTCTGTTAATAGACCTGTTGATCCTCGTTTTTTTTACCGCTTCATGATAGTTCCTGGAGCCAACAAGCGAATGGAAATAGACGCCCGGCACGCCCGGCATTGCCAGCACAACTGCTTGTGAAAGCATCATCCGTTTTACTCTTATATTGTCATCCTCTTCCGGATGTGTCAACAAGTCAATATAACTGCAGTTTAACTCATAAGGAGATTCTTCCTCGTCTCCAATCGCCCTGTAAGAAGCAAACCCTCCATGACCTATAGAAGTACGCACTAAAAAACTCATCTCTTTGTCATCCAATATTCCGTTCACTGCCCTGACTCCAATACCATCATGGCTTGCCGTAAAATTAAAAAAGCAGACCCCATTACTTGGAAGTGTTAACTCTTTTGCCCAATTTGTGAGTTTCTCCGTATTAGATTTCAAAATAGAAAATGCAAGAAGCGGGGGAAGCGCAAAGTTATAAACCATTTGCGCCTCATCATCACCACCCCCAAAATATGAAATATTTTCACCATGAGGCACATTTGTTTCAGTAATAATTATAACTTCAGGCGCGACGGCATGCATTACTTCACGCATAAGCTGGATCAATTCATGCGTCCTGGGAAGATGGACACAAGGTGTTCCCAACTCTTTCCAAATATACGCAATCGCGTCAAGCCTTATAAGTGAAGCACCTTTCGCGATATAAAACAGTAATACGTCTAAAACCCTTAATAATACTTTATAATTCGCGTAATTCAGATCTACCTGGTCACTACCGAATGTTGTCCATATATTTCTGATTTTCCCCTCATCATCAATGAATTCGGTTAAAAGAGGTGAAGTTCTTGGCCTGACAACAT
Coding sequences:
- a CDS encoding M16 family metallopeptidase, with product MVSQPLLTEKAFEQAQKNVVSLSSTAASSTPEIAIRMLYDNLFVINPGIGWTLGNAEVIKRFNLEEVKEFHGKLYNPSNLVLTISGNLPISDVMDLVKSCFGGQWGEAGWQPPAFNPQLGMFDRTVHQKIGKSQSYVIVANGCEVEEKDQPALHILSNIFSDRLAFNLREKQGLAYSIGTHFPKYKGAHWYNITMGTRPKNIAKAISGIKEEIRLIREASFDEKEVQQTINAALGRRGMRRMDRVSQAYYISMEILDGKSPETDEQYGEKLKAVTPQDLELLAPKIFENDDHLIVIAE
- a CDS encoding RNA recognition motif domain-containing protein gives rise to the protein MKIHVGNLSSEITEDDIRQAFEKTGKVDSVTITKNKYNGKLKVFAYVVMDSNEEGKSAIDSLNNQEIKGKILKVSEALTTDTEGPGGKVEGSTKAGFGGGKRGSGAKGEFGGGKGYNSSKGGFGGKKDFSGGRGGRGR
- the cysD gene encoding sulfate adenylyltransferase subunit CysD, which produces MKDINISYLKQLESESIHIIREVAAEFKNPVMLYSIGKDSSVMVRLAQKAFYPGKIPFPLMHIDTGYKFEEMIEFRDWYVKEIGCRLIVERNEQAISEGTHPQKIGVDKCCAKLKTQGLLGGIKRHQFDAAFGGARRDEEKSRAKERIFSFRDEFGQWDPKYQRPELWNLYNCHINEEESIRVFPLSNWTEMDVWYYLKNEEIPIVPIYYAQEREVVDRGGILIPYDDMVKLRPGEKVEKIMCRFRSLGCSPCTGAVRSNARTIDDIIKEVEEASKSERENRIIDLTTDSSMEDKKKEGYF
- the cysN gene encoding sulfate adenylyltransferase subunit CysN is translated as MDSHTSPNHANLLRFTTVGSVDDGKSTLIGRLLYDTQNIFDDQLEAVRKVAERKGEEEIDLSLLTDGLAAEREQGITIDVAYRYFQTSKRKFIIADTPGHVQYTRNMVTGASTANLAIILIDARRGVLEQSRRHGFIASLLQVSHMIVAVNKIDLVDYSKEVFDSIVEEYDEYSRKLDIKDITYIPVSALKGDNVVSKSAKTPWYDGPTVLHTLENVHIGSDLNVRDFRFPVQYVIRPDLNFRGYAGKIVAGSVNPGEEIAVLPSGLVSKVKTITTMDGDLEDAHAPQSVVITLEDEIDISRGDMIVRRHNLPQVENNIDVILCWMGNDPLEIGKNYFIKHTTRTVNACISKLIYMFDVNTLHRTDATEHNLFCELIKTPHRTDVNTLLLNEIGRAEIKLTQPIMLDQYNKNRETGSFIVIDPDTNFTVGAGMIRGAVRSIEETIHAEGKAEEELPVKVEIERAPVSLKEREERYKHKTAVIWFTGLSGAGKSTIAKSLERLLFSTGIHTALLDWDKLHHGLCKDLSFSDQDRIENIRRAGEVARVFYEHGSVVLCTFVSPLRCQRDQVKALIPEGRFLEVFVRCSLQTCVQRDPRGLYKKAMDGEIPQFTGINSPYEEPLNPDIILDAEYKSIEENLKALLEMLKSKGIIRK
- a CDS encoding alpha-amylase family glycosyl hydrolase, with amino-acid sequence MTNKEHYIRLTKENRLKLIKESLDFIYSREDSDMAYEKILALINKYKQKVKSAPYYLTQKDIILITYGDQVFHHGETALATLYRFLGEYVQDVINTVHILPFYPYSSDDGFSIVNYKGVCPLKGSWKDIENIKKNHRIMFDGVINHMSQLSRWFNNYLAGFSAFEEFFIDVDPSTDLSNVVRPRTSPLLTEFIDDEGKIRNIWTTFGSDQVDLNYANYKVLLRVLDVLLFYIAKGASLIRLDAIAYIWKELGTPCVHLPRTHELIQLMREVMHAVAPEVIIITETNVPHGENISYFGGGDDEAQMVYNFALPPLLAFSILKSNTEKLTNWAKELTLPSNGVCFFNFTASHDGIGVRAVNGILDDKEMSFLVRTSIGHGGFASYRAIGDEEESPYELNCSYIDLLTHPEEDDNIRVKRMMLSQAVVLAMPGVPGVYFHSLVGSRNYHEAVKKTRINRSINRDKLNYDNLKELLEEEGSLQKILFKRYKQLLSIRINEEAFNPFGKYEFPDLGSKVFAIKRYADDDNESILALFNFTGDSVEITLPGEQTDHYIDIITHTKVNSTELTLEPYQIVWLKKHKGN